The Apostichopus japonicus isolate 1M-3 chromosome 20, ASM3797524v1, whole genome shotgun sequence genome contains a region encoding:
- the LOC139961111 gene encoding methylglutaconyl-CoA hydratase, mitochondrial-like isoform X2, which translates to MLLRPNSSIAVIGLNRPEAMNSFSKNLVQKLEDAIGAVEFDKNVRTVIIRSLAPGIFCAGADLKERAKMPVNEVGPFVARLRGMIGKLNTLPFPVIAALDGTAVGGGLELALSCDFRIAANTAKMGVVETRLAIIPGAGGTQKLPRLVGPAKAKELIFTAKVVDGLEAERIGLVNYSVPQNDNQDAAFQRSLNLAREILPNGPVAVKMAKLAIDKGIEVDLASGLAFEGAYYAQTIPTKDRIEGLTAFKERRKPVYTGE; encoded by the exons ATGTTACTTAGGCCTAACTCAA gTATAGCTGTGATTGGGTTAAACAGACCAGAAGCAATGAATTCGTTCAGCAAAAATCTGGTCCAAAAG CTTGAAGATGCTATTGGAGCTGTGGAATTTGACAAGAATGTGAGAACAGTCATAATCAGAAGCTTAGCACCTGGCATATTCTGTGCTG GTGCTGATTTGAAAGAGCGTGCTAAGATGCCAGTTAATGAAGTTGGTCCGTTTGTGGCAAGGTTACGTGGAATGATTGGAAAGCTTAATACTTTACCGTTTCCTGTGATTGCTGCATTAGATGGTACAGCAGTAGGTGGTGGTCTGGAATTGGCTCTCTCCTGTGACTTTAGGATTGCAG CAAATACTGCCAAAATGGGAGTTGTGGAGACTCGGCTGGCTATCATACCAGGAGCAG GCGGTACTCAAAAGCTGCCAAGATTAGTCGGTCCTGCTAAAGCTAAAGAACTCATATTTACAGCCAAAGTTGTTGATGGTCTTGAAGCAGAGAGAATAGGTCTGGTTAACTACTCAGTACCACAGAACGACAATCAAGATGCTGCCTTCCAAAGATCACTAAATCTCGCTAGAGAGATCTTGCCAAAT gGACCAGTTGCAGTGAAAATGGCCAAACTTGCCATAGACAAAGGCATAGAG GTTGATCTTGCTTCTGGACTTGCCTTTGAAGGAGCATACTATGCCCAG ACGATACCGACGAAAGACAGGATCGAAGGCTTAACTGCATTCAAGGAGAGGAGAAAACCAGTATATACAGGAGAATAG
- the LOC139961111 gene encoding methylglutaconyl-CoA hydratase, mitochondrial-like isoform X1 has translation MITQVKMANVLVSRSPLLSHSMRIFRHTVFPSTGSLFFSSQDDSVLQMQYLEGDDKGIAVIGLNRPEAMNSFSKNLVQKLEDAIGAVEFDKNVRTVIIRSLAPGIFCAGADLKERAKMPVNEVGPFVARLRGMIGKLNTLPFPVIAALDGTAVGGGLELALSCDFRIAANTAKMGVVETRLAIIPGAGGTQKLPRLVGPAKAKELIFTAKVVDGLEAERIGLVNYSVPQNDNQDAAFQRSLNLAREILPNGPVAVKMAKLAIDKGIEVDLASGLAFEGAYYAQTIPTKDRIEGLTAFKERRKPVYTGE, from the exons ATGATCACTCAGGTTAAAATGGCAAACGTTTTAGTTTCAAGAAGCCCTTTACTTTCTCATAGTATGAGAATTTTCAGACATACAGTGTTTCCTTCTACTGGATCACTTTTCTTTTCCAGCCAAGATGACAGTGTTCTTCAGATGCAGTATCTTGAAGGCGATGATAAAG gTATAGCTGTGATTGGGTTAAACAGACCAGAAGCAATGAATTCGTTCAGCAAAAATCTGGTCCAAAAG CTTGAAGATGCTATTGGAGCTGTGGAATTTGACAAGAATGTGAGAACAGTCATAATCAGAAGCTTAGCACCTGGCATATTCTGTGCTG GTGCTGATTTGAAAGAGCGTGCTAAGATGCCAGTTAATGAAGTTGGTCCGTTTGTGGCAAGGTTACGTGGAATGATTGGAAAGCTTAATACTTTACCGTTTCCTGTGATTGCTGCATTAGATGGTACAGCAGTAGGTGGTGGTCTGGAATTGGCTCTCTCCTGTGACTTTAGGATTGCAG CAAATACTGCCAAAATGGGAGTTGTGGAGACTCGGCTGGCTATCATACCAGGAGCAG GCGGTACTCAAAAGCTGCCAAGATTAGTCGGTCCTGCTAAAGCTAAAGAACTCATATTTACAGCCAAAGTTGTTGATGGTCTTGAAGCAGAGAGAATAGGTCTGGTTAACTACTCAGTACCACAGAACGACAATCAAGATGCTGCCTTCCAAAGATCACTAAATCTCGCTAGAGAGATCTTGCCAAAT gGACCAGTTGCAGTGAAAATGGCCAAACTTGCCATAGACAAAGGCATAGAG GTTGATCTTGCTTCTGGACTTGCCTTTGAAGGAGCATACTATGCCCAG ACGATACCGACGAAAGACAGGATCGAAGGCTTAACTGCATTCAAGGAGAGGAGAAAACCAGTATATACAGGAGAATAG